In Paraburkholderia terrae, the DNA window TCGAACGGCGCGCGAGGGCATGGGCCCGGCGTTACTTCAGCACGACGCCTTGCCAGAGGAAGAACACGGCGAGGCCGACGGCGATGGTGAGCAGCGGCCGGCGCGTGAGGGCGCTGACGGCAACGGCGGCTAGCGCGCCGACGAGTTGCGGGTTGTGCCACGTGAGTTCGGCGTCCGTGCCGTGCGGCGACACGGTCATCGGCACGATGATCGCCGTCAGCACGGTGACGGGCACGAAGCCAAGTGCGGTACGCACGAGCGGAGGAAACACGATGCGGTCGCCGAGTACGAACACCGCGGCACGGATCAGCCACGTGATGACGGCCATGCCGAGAATCAGGGCCACGTAGTTCATCGCGATGCCTCCGCTGCGCGGGTGCGCTGGAACGCCGGCAAGGACAGCAGCACGCCGACCGTTACGCCGACGAACACGGCGCCCAGCAGGCCGAGCTTGTACGGCCAGCCTTGCCAGAAGAACGCCAGCGCGCCGGCCGTGGCCGCGGCCGCCAGATAGCGCACGGCGACGAGTTGCGGCACCACGATCGCGATGAAGGTCGCGGCCATCGCGAAATCGAGCCCCAGCGATTGCAGGCCGGGGAAGGCCGCGCCGAACAGCAGGCCGATCAGCGTCCAGACCTGCCAGTTGAGGTACATCGACAGGCCCGAGCCCAAAAAGTAGTAAGGCCCGACGGAACCCGGCGGATGCAGCCGGTAGTGCGCCCATGCGACGGCGAACACTTCGTCGGTGAGCAGGCCGCCGAGCGCCCAGCGCCAGCGCGACGGCAGGTGCGATACGTACGGCGCGAGCGTCGCGCTGTAGAGCACGTGACGGACATTGACGACGAAAGTCGTCGCCCAGATGACGGCATAGCTCGCGTGGCCCGCAATCAGGCCGAGCGCGATGAATTGGGCCGATCCGGCAAACACGACCAGCGACATCAGCTGGCCGTGCCACAGGTGCAGCGGACCGGACGCGACGAGCGTGCCGTAGATCACACCGAACGGCGAGGCGCCGATGATCATTGGGAGCGTATCGCGTGCGCCGGCCGTGAGTTCCTTGAGGCGGTGAACGGGTTGTGCAGGGTGGGTCAATCTTTTCTCCTCGATGAGGCCGAGGATAGCCGGGCGAAGGGCGCCGCGGCTTGTACGTTCTTGCGCCTTGGGCTTTATTGATGCGGGGAGATTGCGGCGGCGCCGGCCCGGTGCTGCGTGCTCACGCGCGCGGCCGGTTCAGGCCGATTGCCAGCGCCCCGGCGGCACGCCGAACATGCGCCGGAAATGCCGCGTGAAGTGGCTTTGATCGGTGAACCCGCCTGCCGCCGCCACATCGGCCACTGATGCGCCCGCGCGCAACGGCGCGAGCGAGCGCTGCAGACGGACCTGATTGCGCCACGCGTGCGGCGGCAATCCCGTCGCGCGCGTGAAGAGCCGCGCCGCGTGAAACTGCGACAGGCCGACGGTATCGGCGAGATCCGCAAGCTTGAGCGGCGCGGCCAGATCGCCGGCCAGTTGCTCTTTCATCGTGATGACGCGGGTGTCGTCGGTGGCGAGTTGCGGCGTGTCGGGACGCGTGCGGCCGTAGCGCACGAGCAGCGTCGACAGCGCGTCGAGCATCGCCGTTTCCGCGACGAGCGGATCGCCGTTCGCCTCCAGCAGCTGATGCGCGCGCGACAGCCGCACGGCAAGGTCGGGATCGCGGATCACGTCGGCGTCGAACCACGGCAGCGGCTGCGCGCGACCCGCGATGTCTTCGGCGAGCGCGTGAATGAAATCGACGGGCGCGTACATCACGCGGTAGCGCCAGCCTTCGTCCATGGCGCGCGAGCCGGTATGCACTTCGCCGGGATTGATGATGGGCACGCTGCCTGCCTCGGCGACGTGGCGCGAACCCTGATACCGGTACGTTTCCGCGCCCGCCTCGATCACGGGAATCGTGTACGCGTCGTGCCAGTGCGGCGTGAACTCGTGATCGTGATATTCGGCCGTGAGCAGATCCGCGCCGGGCAGAAGCGGCGTGCGCCAGTAACGGGCGTTATCGCGGAAGCGGGTCGAAGTCATGAGCGAAGTCCGGGTGGACCTGTCAGTTTAGCGCGCCTTGTTCGGCTTGTTTGCCTCGGCCTGCTCAGAAGCGCGTTCAGCGAACGGGAATCGTCGTGCCGGCGGGCATCGGCACGGCCGTGACGCTGTTCTTCGCGCTGCCCGTCGCGACGCGATCGCTGTAGGTCAGGTACACGAGCGTATTGCGCTTCGAATCGACGACGCGTACCACGTGCAGCGTCTTGAAGATCAGCGACATCCGTTCCGTGAATACGTCGGACTGCTGGCGCAGCGGCTCGGGAATCTTGATGGCCGCGACCTGGCGGCACGCGATCGACGCCTCGGTCGGATCTTCGGCGATCCCGAGCGTACCCTTGATGCCGCCCGTGCGCGCCCGCGATACGTAGCAGGTGACGCCCTGCACGGCGGGATCGTCGTACGCTTCGACGACCACGCGATCCGAGCCGGTGATATGAAAGTTCGTGTTGACGCTGGCGACTTCCTCGGCCTGCGCGAGCGGCGCGCAGGCGAGCGCTGCCGAAGCGGCGAGGAAGGCGGCGGCGCGCACGTTGTGCGCACAGGGCAGGGCGAGTTTCATCAGGTGACCGGAAGAATGGGCGTTTGAAGAACAGGACGGGCAGACGGTTGCCAGTCAGAACGCCATCGTAACCTGGTTGCCAGCGCCGGCTGCCAACGTGCGATACGCTTGCGGCGCTTCTCTTCGGTCGACGGTCGATGAACCCGCGTACCGATAAGCGACGGCAGAAAAAGAAAAGGCCCGCACGAATGCGGGCCTTCGAATTTTGGCTCCCCGACCTGGGCTCGAACCAGGGACCTACGGATTAACAGTCCGGCGCTCTACCGACTGAGCTATCGGGGAACAGCAATACAACTTGTCGCTACATAAAAAAGCCCGCTTTGGTTAACGGGCTCTTGCAATTCTTTGGCTCCCCGACCTGGGCTCGAACCAGGGACCTACGGATTAACAGTCCGGCGCTCTACCGACTGAGCTATCGGGGAACAACAAAAGCAGAGAAGCGGAATTGTAGGAGGTGTTGCAGAAGCTGTCAATACCCTCGAATCATCTCAATTTAATTCGACTGATTCGCGCCTGGGCGACAGCTTGCAGCGCTCAACGCTCGAGCAGCGCCAGTTTTTCCTTCACGTCCTTGAATTCGTCGGCTTCGGCCAGCGGCGCCTTGGTCTTGGTGATGCTCGGCCATGCCTTCGCGAGCTCGGCGTTGAGCTCCGTGAAGTGCTGCTGGTCGCCGGGCACGTCTTCCTCGGCGTAGATGGCGTTCACCGGGCATTCCGCAACGCACACCGCGCAGTCGATACATTCATCCGGGTCGATCGCGAGGAAGTTGGGACCTTCGCGAAAGCAGTCCACCGGGCACACATCGACGCAGTCGGTATAGCGGCACTTGATGCAGCTTTCGGTCACAACGTGAGTCATTCAGGCAACTCCTGCAAACGATATCTTTTAGGTAATGGGGGATGGCGAGACGCCAAAAGCGGTATTGTAGCGTAACGTCAAGTAGTGCATACGCCATCGTCCCAAGCCTTTTATATCGTTTGGTGATTAGTTTATGGCGAGCAGTTTGCGCCGCGGGCGCCCGCCGGCCTTGACGCATTCAAACAACCGCCGGCGCGCATTCGGGTAACATGCGACAGCATCTTCGCGGGACCCGTGTTGAGCGGTTCTGCGCGAAGCCCGAAGCGCACAGGTGAACATGGCGCACACGGCGAACACGAAAGGGCGAGGGCGCACGAGGCCTGACGTCTTCCGATTTCATGCAGTCCCGGTTTGCAAGATCATGATCATTTCTTCGCTGCTCGACACTGACCTGTACAAGTTCACGATGATGCAGGTGGTGCTGCATTATTTCCCGGCTGCCAACGTCGAATACAAGTTCCGCTGCCGCACGCCGAACGTCAACCTCGTGCCGTACATCGACGAGATTCGCAGCGAAGTGCATAAGCTCTGCAAGCTGCGCTTCAGCGAAGGCGATCTCGACTATCTGCGCCGGATGCGCTTCATCAAGGGCGACTTCATCGACTTCCTCGCGCTCTTCCATCTGAACGAAAAGTACATCTCGATCACGCCTTCGGCGAAGGGCAACGGGGAGATCGAAATCGACATCAAGGGGCCGTGGCTGCACACGATCCTGTTCGAAATCCCCGTGCTTGCCATCGTCAACGAAGTGTATTTCCGCAACACGCAGCAGCAGCCCGATTACAGCGAAGGACGCGAGCGCCTGCGCGACAAGATCCAGCTGCTCGGTGCGCGCCCCGAGTTCGCCGACTGCAAGATCGCCGACTACGGCACGCGTCGCCGCTTCTCCGGACGCTGGCACGAAGAGGTGATCCTCACGCTCAAGGACGGCCTGCGCGACCAGTTCACGGGCACGAGCAACGTGTTCTACGCGATGAAGCATGGCCTGACGCCTCTCGGCACGATGGCGCACGAATACCTGCAGGCGTGCCAGGCGCTCGGCCCGCGTCTGCGCGACTCGCAGATCTTCGGCTTCGAAATGTGGGCGAAGGAATATCGCGGCGACCTGGGCATTGCGTTGTCGGACGTGTATGGCATGCAGGCATTTCTCCGTGATTTCGACATGTACTTCTGCAAGCTCTTCGACGGCGCGCGCCATGATTCCGGCGACCCGTTCGACTGGGGCGAACGTCTTCTCGCGCACTACGAAGCGAACCGCTGCGACCCGCGCACGAAAGTGCTCGTTTTCTCCGACGCGCTCGACATCCCGAAGGTGCTGCAGCTGTACGAGCGCTTCCGGGGCCGCTGCAAGCTCGCGTTCGGCGTCGGCACGAACCTCACGAACGACCTCGGCTACAACCCGCTGCAGATCGTCATCAAGATGGTCAAGTGCAATGGCCAGCCCGTCGCGAAGCTGTCCGATTCGCCGGGCAAGAACATGTGCGAAGACAAGGCGTACCTTGCGTATCTGCGCCAGGTGTTCGGCATCAATCAGCCTGAGGAAGAAGCCGCGGGCAAGTGACGCGCGGCCACGCTTTGGTGTTGCAGCCGGAGAGCATGTGAGGGCATTGTCGGCGCTTCGCACAAGTGCCGCTATATGCCGTTCGGCCAGGTGTTGGCATGAAGGGCGGCCGGTATAATTCGACCGTCAATGTGCGCAATGAGCAGGCGCATTTCGCACGCGTATGTCCCACGTTCAGCACGACCACCGGCACGAGGATATTGCACATGGATACATCGACGGCCCGCCGCAACATCCTGGCGCGCATCCGCGCGGGGCAAGGGCGCGAGCCCGAGCCGGCCGCGTCCGAACGCGAGGCGGCGCAGGCGTATGTCGCAAGCCGTCCGCAAGGTCCGCGTCCGCCCATGCCGGCCGATCTCGTCGCGCATTTCATCGAGCAGGCAAAGAAGATGGCGACCACGGTCGATACCGTCGAGTCGCTTGCCGACGCGCCCGCTGCCGCGCACCGTTACCTTTCCGAACTGAATCTTCCGACTCAGGCCATCGCATGGCAGACGCTCGAAGCGCTGCCTTGGGGCGGCTCAGGCATCGACGTCGAGTTTCGCAAGCCGCGCGACGAAGACCGCGTCGGCATCACGGGCTGCTTCTGCGCGACGGCTGAAACGGGCACGCTGGTGCTGCTGTCCGGGCCAGAGACGTATGCGTCGGCGGGCTTGCTACCGGAGACGCATATCGCGATCGTGCCGGCCTCGCGCATCGTCGCCGGTCATGAGGAAGCGTTCAACCTGATCCGCAGCGAACGCGGCGAACTGCCGCGCGCCGTCAACTTCGTCTCAGGCCCGTCGCGTACGGGCGATATCGAACAAACCATCGTGCTGGGCGCGCACGGTCCTTATCGCGTGCATGCGATCGTCGTGCGTGGCGCGTAACGCTGTGTCGTTGCAGGGACGTGTTGAGCGTGCGTGTTCTCGCGCATGTTCTCAAATGGGCGGCGTCGCGTTGTTGTTCGTGCTGTCATGCTGGCCGCTTGCAGCATCGGCCGCGAGTCTCGACGGCGCTTCGCTTTCTGCCTGGTGGGGCGTGCCGTTCGCGGGCGTCCTGCTGTCGATTGCCGTGTTCCCACTTGTCGCGCCCAAGCTTTGGCATCACCACTTCGGCAAGATTTCTGCTGGGTGGGCCGTCGTGTTCCTCGTGCCGTTCGCTTTCGCGTTCGGCGCATCGATAGCGTTCGGCACGCTGATTCATGCGCTGCTCGAAGAGTATGTGCCGTTCATCGTGTTGCTGACGGTGCTCTATACCGTCGCGGGCGGTATCTGCGTGACGGGCAATCTGCGCGGCTCGCCGCGCCTGAATACGGCGCTGCTCGCGCTCGGCACGGCGCTCGCGAGCATCATGGGCACCACGGGCGCGGCGATGCTGCTGATCCGGCCTCTCTTGCGCGCGAACGACAACCGTAGGCACGTTGTGCATGTCGTCGTGTTTTTTATCTTCCTGGTCGCGAACGCGGGCGGTTCGCTGTCGCCGCTCGGCGATCCGCCGCTGTTCCTCGGTTTCCTGAATGGCGTCGGCTTCTTCTGGACGACCGTGCATCTCGCGCTGCCGATGCTGTTCATCTGCATCGTGCTCCTCGCCGTTTTCTACGCACTCGATACGTACTATTTCCGGCATCGCGAAGAAACGCTTCCTGTCGATCCGTCGCCTGATACGCTTGCCGTTGGCGTCGTCGGCAAGATCAACTTCGTGCTACTTGCGGCGGTGATCGCGCTGGTGCTGATGAGCGGCATCTGGAAACCCGGCATCACGTTCGATGTGGCGGGCACGCACGTCGAACTGCAGAATGTCGTGCGGGACGCGGGGCTGATCGCGGTGACGCTGCTGTCGCTCGCTATTACGCCGCGCGCCGCGCGCGAGGGCAACGCGTTCAACTGGGCGCCCATCGAAGAGGTCGCGAAACTGTTCGCGGGAATCTTCGTGACGATCGCGCCTGTCATCATGATGTTGCGCGCGGGCGAGGCGGGGGCGTTCAGCGGCATCGTGCATCTCGTCAACGACGCGGCCGGCCAGCCGCGCGACGAGATGTATTTCTGGGCGACGGGGCTGTTGTCGTCGTTCCTCGATAATGCTCCCACGTACCTCGTGTTCTTCAACCTCGCGGGCGGCGACGCGCAGACGTTGACGACCACGGGCGCATCGACGCTCGCAGCCATTTCGGCGGGCGCAGTGTTCATGGGCGCGAACAGCTACATCGGCAACGCGCCGAATTTCATGGTCAAGGCGATCGCCGAATCGCGCGGCGTGAAGATGCCGAGTTTTTTCGGGTATCTCGCGTGGTCGGGCGTCGTGCTGATACCGTTGTTCATCGCGACATCGTTGATTTTCTTTTGATGCCGTGCGCGCGCCGAAAGGGGTGCGCTACGGCCTGATACTCGGAGAATGGCAATGCAAAAGGTTCTGGTTGCGCGTCCCATCTTTCCGGATGTGATCGAGCGCCTCAAGCAGCATTTCGAAGTGGACTGGCACAACGGCGACGTGCTGCCCGCCGACGAACTCAAGCGCCGCCTCGCCGACAAGGATGGTGCGCTGACGGCTGGCGACGCGATCGACGCGTCCGTGCTGTCCGCCGCGCCGCGCCTGCGCGTGGTGTCGAACATGGCAGTCGGTTACAACAACTTCGACATGGCGGCGTTCAACGCGGCGAACGTGCTCGGCACGAACACGCCCGACGTGCTCAACGAATCGACGGCGGATTTCGGCTGGGCGCTGATGATGGCGGCTGCGCGCCGCATCGCGGAATCGGAGCACTGGCTGCGGGCGGGCAAATGGGAAAAGTGGTCGTACGACGGCTTTCTCGGCTCGGACCTGTATGGCTCGACGCTCGGCGTGATCGGCATGGGCCGCATCGGGCAGGCGCTCGCGCGTCGCGCGCGCGGCTTCAACATGAACGTGATCTATCACAACCGCTCGCGCGTCGCGCCGGAGATCGAGGCCGAGCTGAACGCGGAGTACGCGTCGAAGCAGGACTTGCTGCGTCGTGCCGATCACGTCGTGCTCGTGCTGCCGTACACGGCTGAGAACCATCACACCATCGGCACCGCCGAACTCGCGCTGATGAAGCCGACGGCGACGCTGACGAATATCGCGCGCGGCGGCATCGTCGACGACGCGGCGCTTGCCGAGGCTTTGCGCGAGAAGCGTATCGCCGCGGCGGGCCTCGACGTGTTCGAGGGCGAGCCGAAGCTCAACCCGGCGCTGCTCACCGTGCCGAATGTCGTGCTGACGCCGCATATCGCGAGCGCGACGGAAGCGACGCGCCGCGCGATGGCGAATCTCGCCGCCGACAATCTGATCGCTGGCTTGGGCGAGGGTCCGCGCGCCGGGCGTCCGCCGAACCCTATCAACCCTGATGTGATCGGGAAGGCGCGTTCATGACGATGGTTTTAATCGCGGCCGTTGCCGTACTGGCCGTTGCGCTGGTGATTGCGCTGTTCATGCTGATGCGCGGCAACAGCGTCGCGCAACAACAGATGCAATTCGACGAACTGGGCGAGCGCCTCGATGCCGCGGCGCTTGCGCAGACGCGCGAGTACGAGCGGCTCGAACGCGAGCTACGCGGCGAAATCTCGGAAACGGCGCGCGTGTCCCGCACAGAACTGAGCGGCGGTTTCTCGCAGTTCCAGCAGACGCTCGCTTCGCAGTTCACGAGCATGACGACCGTGCAGGCCGCCAAGATCGACGGCTTTGCGCAGCAACTCGTCAAGCTGACGGATACGAATACGCAACAGCTCGACGCCGTGCGCCACAGTCTGCAACAGCAGGCGCAACAGGCGCGCGACGAACAGGGCATCACGCTGAAGCGTTTCGGCGAAACGTTGCAGCAGCAACTGGCGCAGGTGACGGAGGCAAACGACCGGCGCTTCGCGGAAGTGCGCGCGACCATCGAGCAGCGGCTGAAAGACATCGAGGCGAACAACTCGACGAAGCTCGAAGAAATGCGTCGCACCGTCGACGAAAAACTGCACGCGACACTCGAACAGCGGCTTGGCGAATCGTTCAAGCTCGTGTCCGATCGTCTCGAGCAGGTGCATCGCGGTCTCGGCGAAATGCAGACTTTGGCCGCCGGTGTCGGAGATTTGAAGAAGGTTCTGACGAACGTTAAGACGCGCGGCACATGGGGCGAAGTACAGCTCGAAGCGTTGCTTGAACAGGTGCTGACGTCCGATCAGTACGCGAAGAACGTTGCGACGATTCCGAAGAGCAACGATCGCGTCGAGTTCGCGATCAAGCTGCCGGGACGTCAGCCGACTCCCGATGCGGCCGCAACGCCCGTATGGCTGCCCATCGATGCGAAATTTCCGCGTGAAGACTATGAACGTCTGATCGAAGCGCAGGAGCGTGCCGACCCAGTCGCAGTCGAAGACGCGTCGCGCGCGCTCGAAGGGCGGATTCGCGCGGAAGCGAAGACGATTGCGGAAAAGTACGTGTCGCCGCCGCATACCACGGACTTCGCGCTGCTGTTCCTGCCGACGGAAGGCTTGTACGCCGAGATTCTGCGTCGTCCGGGTCTCACGGATCTTCTGCAGCGCGACTATCGCGTGACGATTGCCGGGCCGACGACGTTGACGGCCTTGCTCAACAGTTTGCAGATGGGTTTCCGCACGCTCGCCATCGAAAAGCGTTCGAGCGAAGTGTGGCAGGTGCTGGGCGCGGTGAAAACGGAGTTCGGCAAATTCGGCGACGTGCTGGCGAAGACCAAGTCGCAACTCGAAACCGTCACGCGTTCGATCGAGGCAGCGGAAGTGCGTACGCGTCAGATGAACAAAAAGCTGCGCGACGTCGAGGCGTTGCCCGAAGAACGGGCGGCGGGCTTGCTCGGGGACTCGCTGTCCGGAGTCGATGCGGAAGAGTCTTGATGCAGGGAAGGCTGGTAACGCTTGACCGCGATGGTTAAGCGTCTCGCCAGCCAGCAGGGCAGCTTCGAACCTCGAATGGAAGCGAAGCTGCGCCCGCCGGGCGTGTGCGCAAGTCAGTCCGCGCTTGCCGCCAGTTGATCGAGCGCGTCGCCCGTAATGCGCACGACGCGCCAGTCCGGCAACACGGTCGCGCCCATCTTCTGATAAAAATCGATGGCAGGCTGATTCCAGTCCAGCACCGACCATTCGAAGCGGCCGCACTGCCGCTCGACAGCCAACGCAGCCAGATAGCGCAACATCTTCGACCCGAGCCCCGTGCCGCGCTCGGTCGGCTGCACGTACAGGTCTTCGAGATACAGGCCGCGCCGTCCGAGGAACGTCGAGTAGTTGTGGAAGAACAGCGCGTAGCTGATCATCTTGCCGTCGCGCTCCGCGACGATCGCTTCCGCCGAGGGACGCGCGCCGAACAGCGCGTCGCGCAGGCCGTCTTCCGTCGCGATGAACAGATGTGTGAGCTTCTCGAACTCGGCCAGCTCGTACATCAGCGCGAGCATCGTGCCGACGTCTTCACGCGTGGCCGCGCGGATCGTCGCGGACATTACGCTTCCTCCGGCACGTCGCTCAACTGGATCTCGATGCCGCCGAAGCGCGAGGCCACCCAGTTGTACGCGTGGCATGCAATCCACAGCAGGATGAAGCCCAGAATCGCGTTGAGCAGCAGCGCGCTGAACACGGTGCTCAGTTCCACGGACCCGTAACGGATGAAGGCGACCAGCACGCCGAGCAGCACGATAGGCACACTGAACGTCAGATACACGAGGATCAATGCCTTTGCCGTTTGCCCCGGTGCAATGAACGAGATCTGTTTTTTCATGTAAGTCAAACCCGTATGTCGTAGTGGATTGCGTAAAAACCTGCCAGCCTCGTGTGGTCAGATGAGGCCGTCGAACAGCATGATGTCGACGGCGTCGCCCGGATCGAGATCGCCCTGGTCGTGGGCGAGCACGATGAAGCAATTTGCTTCGCTCATCGAACTGAGCACGCCGGAGCCTTGCGAGCCCGTCGGCGTGACGCGCCATGCGCCTTGCGCGTCGCGCTGCGCGATGCCGCGCTGGAATTCGGTGCGGCCCGGCCGTTTGCGGATCGTGTCGACGCACGCTGCGCGGATCAGCGGCACAGGATGCGTCGTCGCGCCGGACATCCGCAGCAGCACTTCGCGCACGATCTGGTAGAACGCCGCCATCACCGCGACGGGGTTGCCCGGCAGACCGAAAAAGATTGCCGGTTTGCCCGCGCCGGGCTTGCCGCCCGACCAGATACGCCCGAACGCCAGCGGCCGGCCCGGGCGCATCGCGAGACTCCAGTGCGCGACGTCGCCGAGCATGCGCAGCATTTGCTTCGTCAGATCGGCTTCGCCCACGGAAACGCCGCCGGAGGTTATCACGACATCCGCGCTCGATGCAGCCGTTCGCAGTGCTTCTTCAAGCGCGGCGGGTTCGTCGCGGACCACGCCGAGGTCGATGGGATCGACGTCGAGTCGCTTGAGCATCGCGAACAGCGTATAGCGGTTGCTGTCATAGACGCAGCCCGGATCGAGCGGCTGGCCGATCGAGCGCAGCTCGTCGCCCGTCGAAAAGAATGCGACACGCAGACGGCGGCGCACGGACACCTCGCCAATGCCCAGTGACGCGAGCAGCCCGAGGTCCGACGCGCGCACGATTCGGCCCGCCTTCAGCGCGACCGCGCCCTGCGCAAGGTCTTCGCCCGCGAGGCGCCGGTTCGCGCCCGTGCGTAATTGCGCAGCCGGAAAGCGGATGGTGTCGCCGTCGCGCGTGACGGCTTCCTGCGGCACGACGGTGTCGCAGCCAGCGGGCATCGTCGCGCCCGTCATCACGCGAACGCATTGCGTGCGCTCGATGCTTCCCGCGAACGGATGCCCCGCGAAGGCCTTGCCCGCCACGCTCAGCGTCAGCTCACGCTTTTCACCAGGTACGCCCGTTTGAACTGCGAGCGCCGCGCCTGCAAACGCGTAGCCGTCCATCGCGGAGTTGTCGTGCGCGGGCACGTCGATGGGCGACACGATGTCCTGCGCCAGCACGCGGTTCAGCGCGTCACGCAGATGGACGCGCTCGACGGTCGTCACGGGTGTCGCCCACTCGCGCACGATCGCCTGTACGGCGGACACCGGCATGGCTTGAGCGTCGTACTGTGCGACGCAACTCGAAGTTTCGTTCAGCGTGGTCATGAAAGGGGAGCGTCGCGACGGGATGCGGTGCGGCGGCGGCCGGGCGGCAATCGCGGCAAATGGCGCTGCTAATGTTAAACCCGGTCAACCGCGTTCGAGGTCGGCGAGTTCCTGCAGTGAATTGATATTGTAAAACGTGCGCTCGTCCGGAAAGGCGACTTCGACCGCCCTGTGGCGTGCGTACCACGTGCGAACCTTGCGCTCTCCCGCCTGCAGAAAGCCTTCGAGATCGTCGGCCAGCGACGTGCGCACGAGCGCGAAAACGGGGTGAATCGACGTGTCGCCCTGGGCGTCCGTGGTCGTGACGGTTGCGATGCCGGAGTCACGCGCATCGAGCGCGGTTGCGAGGCGCTCGGCGAGATCAGCCGGAAAGCCTGGCGTGTCGCAGGGTGCCGACAGCACGAACGGTGTACGCGCTGCGCGCAAACCGGCGAGGAGACCGGCGAGCGGACCGGGAAAATCAGGCAGCGTGTCGGAGATGACGGTTGCGTGAAACGGCTCGCCCAGTTCCGCGTAGCGTGCCGTGTGACGGTTCGCGCTGATCAGAAGCGGCCCGGCCTGCGGCGCGAGACGCCGCATCACGTGGAGCGCGAGCGGTTCGCCGTGCAACATCTGCAGGCCTTTGTCGACGCCGCCCATGCGCATG includes these proteins:
- a CDS encoding AzlD domain-containing protein codes for the protein MNYVALILGMAVITWLIRAAVFVLGDRIVFPPLVRTALGFVPVTVLTAIIVPMTVSPHGTDAELTWHNPQLVGALAAVAVSALTRRPLLTIAVGLAVFFLWQGVVLK
- a CDS encoding AzlC family ABC transporter permease, whose translation is MIIGASPFGVIYGTLVASGPLHLWHGQLMSLVVFAGSAQFIALGLIAGHASYAVIWATTFVVNVRHVLYSATLAPYVSHLPSRWRWALGGLLTDEVFAVAWAHYRLHPPGSVGPYYFLGSGLSMYLNWQVWTLIGLLFGAAFPGLQSLGLDFAMAATFIAIVVPQLVAVRYLAAAATAGALAFFWQGWPYKLGLLGAVFVGVTVGVLLSLPAFQRTRAAEASR
- a CDS encoding AraC family transcriptional regulator — translated: MTSTRFRDNARYWRTPLLPGADLLTAEYHDHEFTPHWHDAYTIPVIEAGAETYRYQGSRHVAEAGSVPIINPGEVHTGSRAMDEGWRYRVMYAPVDFIHALAEDIAGRAQPLPWFDADVIRDPDLAVRLSRAHQLLEANGDPLVAETAMLDALSTLLVRYGRTRPDTPQLATDDTRVITMKEQLAGDLAAPLKLADLADTVGLSQFHAARLFTRATGLPPHAWRNQVRLQRSLAPLRAGASVADVAAAGGFTDQSHFTRHFRRMFGVPPGRWQSA
- a CDS encoding CreA family protein translates to MKLALPCAHNVRAAAFLAASAALACAPLAQAEEVASVNTNFHITGSDRVVVEAYDDPAVQGVTCYVSRARTGGIKGTLGIAEDPTEASIACRQVAAIKIPEPLRQQSDVFTERMSLIFKTLHVVRVVDSKRNTLVYLTYSDRVATGSAKNSVTAVPMPAGTTIPVR
- the fdxA gene encoding ferredoxin FdxA, whose protein sequence is MTHVVTESCIKCRYTDCVDVCPVDCFREGPNFLAIDPDECIDCAVCVAECPVNAIYAEEDVPGDQQHFTELNAELAKAWPSITKTKAPLAEADEFKDVKEKLALLER
- the pncB gene encoding nicotinate phosphoribosyltransferase, whose translation is MIISSLLDTDLYKFTMMQVVLHYFPAANVEYKFRCRTPNVNLVPYIDEIRSEVHKLCKLRFSEGDLDYLRRMRFIKGDFIDFLALFHLNEKYISITPSAKGNGEIEIDIKGPWLHTILFEIPVLAIVNEVYFRNTQQQPDYSEGRERLRDKIQLLGARPEFADCKIADYGTRRRFSGRWHEEVILTLKDGLRDQFTGTSNVFYAMKHGLTPLGTMAHEYLQACQALGPRLRDSQIFGFEMWAKEYRGDLGIALSDVYGMQAFLRDFDMYFCKLFDGARHDSGDPFDWGERLLAHYEANRCDPRTKVLVFSDALDIPKVLQLYERFRGRCKLAFGVGTNLTNDLGYNPLQIVIKMVKCNGQPVAKLSDSPGKNMCEDKAYLAYLRQVFGINQPEEEAAGK
- a CDS encoding LutC/YkgG family protein, whose translation is MDTSTARRNILARIRAGQGREPEPAASEREAAQAYVASRPQGPRPPMPADLVAHFIEQAKKMATTVDTVESLADAPAAAHRYLSELNLPTQAIAWQTLEALPWGGSGIDVEFRKPRDEDRVGITGCFCATAETGTLVLLSGPETYASAGLLPETHIAIVPASRIVAGHEEAFNLIRSERGELPRAVNFVSGPSRTGDIEQTIVLGAHGPYRVHAIVVRGA
- a CDS encoding sodium:proton antiporter, which translates into the protein MGGVALLFVLSCWPLAASAASLDGASLSAWWGVPFAGVLLSIAVFPLVAPKLWHHHFGKISAGWAVVFLVPFAFAFGASIAFGTLIHALLEEYVPFIVLLTVLYTVAGGICVTGNLRGSPRLNTALLALGTALASIMGTTGAAMLLIRPLLRANDNRRHVVHVVVFFIFLVANAGGSLSPLGDPPLFLGFLNGVGFFWTTVHLALPMLFICIVLLAVFYALDTYYFRHREETLPVDPSPDTLAVGVVGKINFVLLAAVIALVLMSGIWKPGITFDVAGTHVELQNVVRDAGLIAVTLLSLAITPRAAREGNAFNWAPIEEVAKLFAGIFVTIAPVIMMLRAGEAGAFSGIVHLVNDAAGQPRDEMYFWATGLLSSFLDNAPTYLVFFNLAGGDAQTLTTTGASTLAAISAGAVFMGANSYIGNAPNFMVKAIAESRGVKMPSFFGYLAWSGVVLIPLFIATSLIFF
- a CDS encoding 2-hydroxyacid dehydrogenase yields the protein MQKVLVARPIFPDVIERLKQHFEVDWHNGDVLPADELKRRLADKDGALTAGDAIDASVLSAAPRLRVVSNMAVGYNNFDMAAFNAANVLGTNTPDVLNESTADFGWALMMAAARRIAESEHWLRAGKWEKWSYDGFLGSDLYGSTLGVIGMGRIGQALARRARGFNMNVIYHNRSRVAPEIEAELNAEYASKQDLLRRADHVVLVLPYTAENHHTIGTAELALMKPTATLTNIARGGIVDDAALAEALREKRIAAAGLDVFEGEPKLNPALLTVPNVVLTPHIASATEATRRAMANLAADNLIAGLGEGPRAGRPPNPINPDVIGKARS